One genomic segment of Panicum virgatum strain AP13 chromosome 2N, P.virgatum_v5, whole genome shotgun sequence includes these proteins:
- the LOC120660387 gene encoding uncharacterized protein LOC120660387, with protein sequence MDSGSGSNRKGKRKAIGYGRDLKSYFSQGSSSTPSTHGSGVGLEALEREEVVLQTQVESTDADAVPMPVEDVEGQAGGGVNSSREQTQDKDASDQAYFGPVVDLMCNLHVFLHLRYF encoded by the exons ATGGactccggcagcggcagcaacagaaagggaaaaagaaaagcaatAGGATATGGAAGAG ATCTGAAGAGCTACTTTAGCCAAGGGTCTAGCAGCACTCCAAGTACTCATGGAAGTGGAGTTGGTCTTGAGGCattggagagggaggaggtggtgctGCAAACTCAAGTAGAGAGCACTGATGCTGATGCAGTACCAATGCCAGTTGAAGATGTTGAAGGTCAAGCCGGTGGTGGTGTGAACTCAAGTAGAGAGCAAACTCAAGATAAAGATGCAAGTGATCAAG CTTATTTTGGTCCCGTTGTTGATTTGATGTGTAATCTACATGTTTTTCTTCATTTAAGGTACTTCTAA